The Vibrio tubiashii ATCC 19109 genome has a segment encoding these proteins:
- the prmA gene encoding 50S ribosomal protein L11 methyltransferase has product MPWIQIKLNATNENAEQIGDMLMEETGALSVTFLDAQDTPVFEPLPGETRLWGDTDILALYDAEADTNFIIEQTKLSGLLADDFAYKVEQLEDKDWEREWMDNFHPMKFGERLWICPSWREIPEPDAVNVMLDPGLAFGTGTHPTTALCLEWLEGLDLSGKTVIDFGCGSGILAIAAIKLGAEKVIGIDIDPQALLASKDNAERNGVADQLEVFLPQDQPEGLIADVVVANILAGPLRELSPIIKSLVKPNGELAMSGVLDTQAEDVANYYRDELHIDPIKEQSEWCRISGRKQG; this is encoded by the coding sequence ATGCCTTGGATTCAAATCAAACTCAATGCGACCAATGAAAACGCTGAACAGATCGGCGACATGCTAATGGAAGAGACTGGTGCGCTGTCTGTGACCTTCTTAGACGCGCAGGATACACCTGTATTCGAACCTCTACCTGGTGAAACTCGTCTTTGGGGTGATACGGATATCCTAGCGCTGTATGACGCGGAAGCGGATACTAACTTTATCATTGAGCAAACCAAACTCAGCGGTCTACTGGCGGATGATTTCGCTTATAAAGTCGAGCAGTTGGAAGATAAGGACTGGGAACGCGAGTGGATGGATAACTTCCACCCAATGAAGTTTGGCGAGCGTTTGTGGATTTGCCCTAGCTGGCGTGAAATCCCTGAGCCTGATGCAGTGAACGTAATGCTTGATCCGGGCCTTGCCTTTGGTACTGGTACCCACCCAACTACCGCTTTATGTCTTGAATGGCTAGAAGGCTTAGATTTATCGGGCAAAACCGTGATCGACTTTGGTTGCGGCTCTGGCATTCTTGCGATCGCCGCGATCAAACTGGGCGCTGAAAAGGTAATCGGGATCGATATTGATCCTCAAGCACTGCTTGCCTCTAAAGACAACGCTGAGCGTAACGGTGTTGCCGACCAACTAGAAGTGTTCCTTCCTCAAGATCAGCCAGAAGGTCTGATTGCTGACGTGGTTGTTGCTAACATCTTAGCAGGTCCGCTACGCGAACTTTCACCAATCATTAAGTCTTTAGTTAAGCCAAACGGCGAGCTTGCGATGTCAGGCGTGCTTGATACTCAAGCTGAAGATGTGGCTAACTATTACCGTGATGAGCTTCACATTGATCCTATCAAAGAGCAAAGTGAATGGTGTCGCATCTCTGGTCGAAAGCAAGGCTAG